The Carettochelys insculpta isolate YL-2023 chromosome 18, ASM3395843v1, whole genome shotgun sequence genome window below encodes:
- the CLTCL1 gene encoding clathrin heavy chain 2 isoform X2 encodes MAQILPIRFQEHFQLQNLGINPANIGFSTLTMESDKFICIREKVGEQAQVVIIDMSDPTTAIRRPISAESAIMNPASKVIALKAGKTLQIFNIEMKSKMKAHTMAEEVIFWKWISVNTVALVTETAVFHWSMEGESQPQKTFDRHASLAGCQIINYRTDDNQKWLLLIGISAQQNRVVGAMQLYSVDRKVSQPIEGHAAAFAEFKIEGNSKPSTLFCFAVRSPAGGKLHIIEVGQPAAGNQPFVKKAVDVFFPPEAQTDFPVAMQIGTKHGVIYLITKYGYIHMYDLESGVCIYMNRISADTIFVTAPHEPSSGIIGVNKKGQVLSVCVEEDNIVNYATNVLQNPDLGLRMAIRSNLAGAEELFARKFNTLFAQGSYAEAAKVAASAPKGILRTSDTIRKFQSVPAQPGQASPLLQYFGILLDQGQLNKFESLELCRPVLQQGRKQLLEKWLKEDKLECSEELGDLVKTADPTLALSVYLRANVPNKVIQCFAETGQFQKIVLYAKKVGYTPDWIFLLRSVMRVSPEQGLQFSQMLVQDEEPLANINQIVDVFMENSLIQQCTSFLLDALKNNRPAEGHLQTRLLEMNLIHAPQVADAILGNQMFTHYDRAHIAQLCEKAGLLQRALEHYTDLYDIKRAVVHTHLLNPEWLVNFFGSLSVEDSVECLRAMLSANIRQNLQLCVQVASKYHEQLGTQSLVELFESFKSYEGLFYFLGSIVNFSQDPDVHFKYIQAACKTGQIKEVERICRESNCYNPERVKNFLKEAKLTDQLPLIIVCDRFDFVHDLVLYLYRNNLQKYIEIYVQKVNPSRIPAVIGGLLDVDCSEDVIKNLIMVVRGQFSTDELVAEVEKRNRLKLLLPWLESRIHEGCEEPATHNALAKIYIDSNNNPERFLRENPYYDSCVVGKYCEKRDPHLACVAYERGQCDLELIKVCNENSLFKSEARYLVRRKDPDLWANVLEENSPFRRQLIDQVVQTALSETQDPEEVSVTVKAFMTADLPNELIELLEKIVLDNSVFSEHRNLQNLLILTAIKADRTRVMEYINRLDNYDAPDIANIAISNELFEEAFAIFRKFDVNTSAIQVLIEHIGNLDRAYEFAERCNEPAVWSQLARAQLQKDLVKEAIDSYIKADDPSAYMEVVQAASRNNNWEDLVKFLQMARKKARESYVETELIFALAKTNRLSELEEFVSGPNNAHIQQVGDRCYEEGMYDAAKLLYNNVSNFARLASTLVHLGEYQAAVDSGRKANSTRTWKEVCFACVDGKEFRLAQICGLHIVIHADELEELISYYQDRGYFEELIALLEAALGLERAHMGMFTELAILYSKFKPQKMREHLELFWSRVNIPKVLRAAEQAHLWGELVFLYDKYEEYDNAIITMMNHPTDAWKEGQFKDIIAKVANVELYYKALQFYLDYKPLLINDLLLVLSPRLDHTRTVSFFSKVNQLPLVKPYLRSVQNHNNKGVNEALNNLLTEEEDYQGLRASIDAYDNFDNITLAQRLEKHELIEFRRIAAYLYKGNNRWKQSVELCKKDRLYKDAMQYAAESKDAELAEKLLQWFLEEGKQECFAASLFACYDLLHPDVVLELAWRHNIVDFAMPYFIQVMREYLTKVDKLDASESLRKEEEQVAEPTPIVFGQQLMLTAGPSAVPPQANFPYGYTAPGFTQPPVYGFNM; translated from the exons CTGGGAAGACACTTCAGATTTTTAACATTGAGATGAAAAGTAAGATGAAAGCCCATACTATGGCAGAAGAAGTCATCTTCTGGAAATGGATATCGGTGAACACAGTTGCCTTGGTGACAGAGACGGCAGTGTTCCATTGGAGCATGGAGGGagaatctcagccccaaaagacGTTTGACAGGCATGCTAGTCTTGCAGGCTGCCAAATCATCAACTACAGGACAGATGACAACCAAAAATGGCTGCTCCTGATTGGAATTTCTGCCCAG CAAAACCGTGTGGTTGGTGCAATGCAGTTGTACTCAGTTGATCGGAAGGTTTCCCAACCTATTGAGGGTCATGCAGCAGCCTTTGCAGAATTCAAAATAGAAGGAAACTCCAAGCCTTCCACGCTCTTCTGTTTTGCTGTGCGGAGTCCTGCAGGAGGAAAG CTGCATATAATTGAAGTAGGTCAACCAGCTGCTGGAAACCAGCCCTTTGTAAAGAAAGCTGTTGATGTGTTTTTCCCTCCGGAAGCTCAGACAGACTTCCCTGTGGCAATGCAG ATTGGAACTAAGCATGGCGTTATCTACCTGATCACGAAGTATGGATACATTCACATGTATGACTTAGAATCTGGAGTGTGTATTTATATGAACCGTATTAGTGCTGACACAATCTTTGTAACTGCTCCTCATGAACCTTCATCTGGCATTATTGGTGTGAATAAAAAAGGACAG GTGCTTTCAGTTTGTGTTGAAGAAGATAACATTGTGAACTATGCTACTAACGTTCTCCAGAATCCAGACCTGGGTCTGCGTATGGCTATTCGCAGTAACTTGGCTGGTGCAGAGGAGCTGTTTGCTAGAAAGTTCAATACACTCTTTGCACAAGGAAGCTATGCAGAAGCTGCTAAGGTAGCAGCATCTGCACCAAAG GGAATCCTACGTACCAGTGATACTATCAGAAAGTTCCAGAGTGTGCCAGCACAGCCTGGGCAGgcatctcctttgctgcagtatTTTGGTATTTTGCTTGATCAAGGACAGCTTAACAAATTTGAATCATTAGAACTCTGCCGTCCTGTCCTCCAACAAGGGCGCAAACAGCTCCTGGAGAAATGGCTCAAGGAAGATAAA CTGGAATGTTCTGAGGAGCTAGGAGATCTGGTGAAGACAGCTGACCCAACCCTTGCACTCAGTGTTTACCTTCGTGCTAATGTGCCAAACAAAGTCATTCAGTGCTTTGCAGAAACTGGTCAATTCCAGAAAATAGTACTCTATGCCAAAAAG GTTGGCTATACACCAGACTGGATCTTCTTGTTGAGAAGTGTGATGAGAGTCAGCCCAGAACAAGGCTTACAGTTCTCTCAGATGCTAGTGCAGGATGAAGAGCCCCTGGCTAACATTAACCAG ATCGTAGATGTATTCATGGAAAACAGTCTCATTCAGCAGTGCACTTCCTTCTTGCTGGATGCTTTGAAGAATAATCGTCCTGCTGAAGGACACCTTCAGACACGGCTGCTGGAAATGAATCTGATTCATGCACCACAG GTTGCAGATGCCATCCTTGGAAACCAAATGTTCACACATTATGATCGTGCTCACATCGCACAGTTATGTGAAAAGGCAGGCTTGCTACAGAGAGCACTGGAGCACTACACGGATCTGTATGATATAAAGCGTGCTGTTGTTCACACTCACCTCTTGAACCCTGAG TGGCTTGTAAACTTCTTTGGCTCTCTGTCAGTTGAGGACTCTGTGGAATGTCTGCGTGCTATGCTATCGGCCAACATCCGACAAAACCTACAGCTCTGTGTACAAGTTGCTTCTAAATACCATGAACAGCTTGGAACCCAGTCTCTTGTGGAGCTCTTTGAATCCTTCAAAAGTTACGAAG GACTGTTCTATTTCTTGGGTTCTATTGTGAACTTCAGCCAGGATCCAGATGTCCATTTCAAATATATTCAGGCAGCCTGCAAAACTGGTCAAATTAAGGAGGTGGAAAGGATTTGTCGTGAAAGTAACTGCTATAACCCAGAACGAGTGAAGAATTTTCTGAAG GAGGCCAAGCTCACAGACCAGCTTCCTTTGATCATTGTTTGTGACAGGTTTGACTTTGTTCATGACCTGGTTCTCTACTTATACCGCAATAACCTGCAGAAGTACATCGAGATATATGTTCAGAAG GTGAATCCAAGCCGTATACCAGCTGTGATTGGAGGGCTTCTTGATGTGGACTGTTCTGAAGATGTTATTAAAAACTTGATCATGGTGGTGAGAGGCCAGTTCTCAACTGATGAGCTGGTAGCTGAAGTAGAAAAAAGAAATAG GCTAaagttgctgctgccatggttgGAATCTAGAATTCATGAAGGCTGTGAAGAACCtgctacccacaatgcactagCCAAAATCTACATTGACAGTAACAATAATCCTGAGCGGTTTCTTCGGGAGAACCCGTACTACGACAGCTGTGTTGTGGGCAAATACTGTGAAAAAAGGGACCCTCATTTGGCTTGTGTTGCATATGAGAGAGGGCAGTGTGATCTTGAACTCATTAAG gtTTGCAATGAGAACTCCTTGTTCAAGAGTGAAGCTCGCTATTTGGTACGCAGGAAGGATCCAGACCTTTGGGCAAATGTCCTTGAGGAAAACAGTCCATTCAGACGACAGCTCATTGATCAG GTTGTCCAGACAGCCTTATCTGAGACACAAGATCCTGAAGAAGTTTCTGTTACTGTTAAAGCTTTCATGACTGCTGATCTGCCCAATGAATTAATTGAACTTCTTGAAAAGATTGTCTTGGACAACTCTGTGTTCAGTGAACATAG AAACCTCCAGAATCTGCTCATCCTGACCGCCATTAAAGCTGATCGCACTCGTGTGATGGAGTACATCAATCGCCTTGATAATTATGATGCTCCAGATATCGCAAATATAGCCATCAGTAATGAGCTGTTTGAAGAAGCCTTTGCCATCTTCAGGAAATTTGATGTTAATACTTCTGCAATACAG GTGCTGATAGAACACATAGGTAACCTGGACCGTGCCTATGAATTTGCAGAGAGATGTAATGAACCAGCTGTATGGAGCCAACTGGCCAGAGCACAGCTCCAAAAGGACTTGGTGAAGGAAGCCATTGACTCGTATATTAAGGCAGATGATCCCTCTGCTTACATGGAAGTGGTTCAGGCAGCTAGTAGAAACA ATAACTGGGAAGACCTGGTTAAATTCTTGCAAATGGCCAGAAAAAAGGCCAGAGAGTCCTACGTAGAAACTGAACTTATATTTGCTCTGGCAAAAACCAACcgcctctcagagctggaagagtTTGTCAGTGGTCCTAACAATGCCCACATTCAGCAG GTTGGAGATCGCTGCTATGAGGAGGGAATGTATGATGCAGCAAAGCTGCTCTACAACAATGTATCTAATTTTGCCCGCCTGGCATCTACCTTGGTGCATCTTGGCGAGTACCAGGCAGCAGTAGACAGTGGCCGCAAAGCCAACAGCACCAGGACTTGGAAGGAG GTGTGTTTTGCTTGTGTGGATGGAAAGGAGTTCCGCCTGGCACAGATATGTGGTTTACACATTGTAATCCATGCAGATGAACTCGAGGAGCTGATTAGTTATTATCAG GATCGCGGCTACTTTGAAGAACTGATTGCCCTCTTGGAAGCTGCTTTGGGCTTGGAACGTGCTCACATGGGAATGTTCACTGAACTTGCCATCTTGTACTCCAAATTCAAGCCTCAGAAGATGAGGGAACatctggagctcttctggtccaGAGTCAACATTCCAAAG GTGCTcagagctgcagaacaagccCATCTCTGGGGAGAACTTGTCTTCCTTTATGACAAATATGAAGAATATGACAATGCAATAATTACGATGATGAACCATCCTACTGATGCTTGGAAAGAAGGGCAGTTCAAAGACATAATAGCTAAG GTGGCCAATGTAGAGCTGTATTATAAAGCATTGCAGTTCTACCTGGACTACAAACCTCTCCTGATAAATGATCTTCTGTTGGTATTATCTCCACGGCTTGATCATACCAGGACAGTCAGCTTTTTCTCAAAG GTTAATCAGCTGCCTCTAGTGAAGCCTTACCTGCGTTCAGTCCAGAACCACAACAACAAAGGAGTAAATGAGGCTTTAAACAATCTCCTGACAGAGGAGGAGGATTATCAG GGCTTGAGGGCATCTATTGATGCATACGATAACTTTGATAACATCACACTAGCCCAGCGCTTGGAGAAACATGAATTGATTGAATTTAGACGTATTGCAGCCTACTTGTACAAAGGTAATAATCGTTGGAAACAGAGTGTGGAGCTTTGCAAGAAGGATCGTCTCTACAAG GATGCCATGCAGTATGCAGCAGAGTCCAAAGatgcagagctggcagagaaaCTACTCCAGTGGTTTCTGGAGGAAGGAAAACAGGAGTGTTTCGCAGCATCTCTCTTTGCGTGCTATGACTTGCTGCACCCAGATGTTGTCCTTGAGCTGGCATGGAGGCATAATATTGTGGACTTTGCAATGCCCTATTTCATCCAGGTGATGAGGGAGTACCTTACCAAA GTGGATAAACTTGATGCTTCTGAAAGCCTAAGGAAAGAAGAGGAACAAGTAGCTGAACCCACTCCGATAGTATTTG gCCAGCAGCTAATGTTAACAGCAGGCCCCAGTGCAGTACCACCCCAGGCCAACTTCCCGTATGGATACACGGCGCCAGGATTCACCCAGCCGCCTGTCTATGGTTTCAATATGTAA
- the CLTCL1 gene encoding clathrin heavy chain 2 isoform X1, with protein sequence MAQILPIRFQEHFQLQNLGINPANIGFSTLTMESDKFICIREKVGEQAQVVIIDMSDPTTAIRRPISAESAIMNPASKVIALKAGKTLQIFNIEMKSKMKAHTMAEEVIFWKWISVNTVALVTETAVFHWSMEGESQPQKTFDRHASLAGCQIINYRTDDNQKWLLLIGISAQQNRVVGAMQLYSVDRKVSQPIEGHAAAFAEFKIEGNSKPSTLFCFAVRSPAGGKLHIIEVGQPAAGNQPFVKKAVDVFFPPEAQTDFPVAMQIGTKHGVIYLITKYGYIHMYDLESGVCIYMNRISADTIFVTAPHEPSSGIIGVNKKGQVLSVCVEEDNIVNYATNVLQNPDLGLRMAIRSNLAGAEELFARKFNTLFAQGSYAEAAKVAASAPKGILRTSDTIRKFQSVPAQPGQASPLLQYFGILLDQGQLNKFESLELCRPVLQQGRKQLLEKWLKEDKLECSEELGDLVKTADPTLALSVYLRANVPNKVIQCFAETGQFQKIVLYAKKVGYTPDWIFLLRSVMRVSPEQGLQFSQMLVQDEEPLANINQIVDVFMENSLIQQCTSFLLDALKNNRPAEGHLQTRLLEMNLIHAPQVADAILGNQMFTHYDRAHIAQLCEKAGLLQRALEHYTDLYDIKRAVVHTHLLNPEWLVNFFGSLSVEDSVECLRAMLSANIRQNLQLCVQVASKYHEQLGTQSLVELFESFKSYEGLFYFLGSIVNFSQDPDVHFKYIQAACKTGQIKEVERICRESNCYNPERVKNFLKEAKLTDQLPLIIVCDRFDFVHDLVLYLYRNNLQKYIEIYVQKVNPSRIPAVIGGLLDVDCSEDVIKNLIMVVRGQFSTDELVAEVEKRNRLKLLLPWLESRIHEGCEEPATHNALAKIYIDSNNNPERFLRENPYYDSCVVGKYCEKRDPHLACVAYERGQCDLELIKVCNENSLFKSEARYLVRRKDPDLWANVLEENSPFRRQLIDQVVQTALSETQDPEEVSVTVKAFMTADLPNELIELLEKIVLDNSVFSEHRNLQNLLILTAIKADRTRVMEYINRLDNYDAPDIANIAISNELFEEAFAIFRKFDVNTSAIQVLIEHIGNLDRAYEFAERCNEPAVWSQLARAQLQKDLVKEAIDSYIKADDPSAYMEVVQAASRNNNWEDLVKFLQMARKKARESYVETELIFALAKTNRLSELEEFVSGPNNAHIQQVGDRCYEEGMYDAAKLLYNNVSNFARLASTLVHLGEYQAAVDSGRKANSTRTWKEVCFACVDGKEFRLAQICGLHIVIHADELEELISYYQDRGYFEELIALLEAALGLERAHMGMFTELAILYSKFKPQKMREHLELFWSRVNIPKVLRAAEQAHLWGELVFLYDKYEEYDNAIITMMNHPTDAWKEGQFKDIIAKVANVELYYKALQFYLDYKPLLINDLLLVLSPRLDHTRTVSFFSKVNQLPLVKPYLRSVQNHNNKGVNEALNNLLTEEEDYQGLRASIDAYDNFDNITLAQRLEKHELIEFRRIAAYLYKGNNRWKQSVELCKKDRLYKDAMQYAAESKDAELAEKLLQWFLEEGKQECFAASLFACYDLLHPDVVLELAWRHNIVDFAMPYFIQVMREYLTKVDGLFNKVDKLDASESLRKEEEQVAEPTPIVFGQQLMLTAGPSAVPPQANFPYGYTAPGFTQPPVYGFNM encoded by the exons CTGGGAAGACACTTCAGATTTTTAACATTGAGATGAAAAGTAAGATGAAAGCCCATACTATGGCAGAAGAAGTCATCTTCTGGAAATGGATATCGGTGAACACAGTTGCCTTGGTGACAGAGACGGCAGTGTTCCATTGGAGCATGGAGGGagaatctcagccccaaaagacGTTTGACAGGCATGCTAGTCTTGCAGGCTGCCAAATCATCAACTACAGGACAGATGACAACCAAAAATGGCTGCTCCTGATTGGAATTTCTGCCCAG CAAAACCGTGTGGTTGGTGCAATGCAGTTGTACTCAGTTGATCGGAAGGTTTCCCAACCTATTGAGGGTCATGCAGCAGCCTTTGCAGAATTCAAAATAGAAGGAAACTCCAAGCCTTCCACGCTCTTCTGTTTTGCTGTGCGGAGTCCTGCAGGAGGAAAG CTGCATATAATTGAAGTAGGTCAACCAGCTGCTGGAAACCAGCCCTTTGTAAAGAAAGCTGTTGATGTGTTTTTCCCTCCGGAAGCTCAGACAGACTTCCCTGTGGCAATGCAG ATTGGAACTAAGCATGGCGTTATCTACCTGATCACGAAGTATGGATACATTCACATGTATGACTTAGAATCTGGAGTGTGTATTTATATGAACCGTATTAGTGCTGACACAATCTTTGTAACTGCTCCTCATGAACCTTCATCTGGCATTATTGGTGTGAATAAAAAAGGACAG GTGCTTTCAGTTTGTGTTGAAGAAGATAACATTGTGAACTATGCTACTAACGTTCTCCAGAATCCAGACCTGGGTCTGCGTATGGCTATTCGCAGTAACTTGGCTGGTGCAGAGGAGCTGTTTGCTAGAAAGTTCAATACACTCTTTGCACAAGGAAGCTATGCAGAAGCTGCTAAGGTAGCAGCATCTGCACCAAAG GGAATCCTACGTACCAGTGATACTATCAGAAAGTTCCAGAGTGTGCCAGCACAGCCTGGGCAGgcatctcctttgctgcagtatTTTGGTATTTTGCTTGATCAAGGACAGCTTAACAAATTTGAATCATTAGAACTCTGCCGTCCTGTCCTCCAACAAGGGCGCAAACAGCTCCTGGAGAAATGGCTCAAGGAAGATAAA CTGGAATGTTCTGAGGAGCTAGGAGATCTGGTGAAGACAGCTGACCCAACCCTTGCACTCAGTGTTTACCTTCGTGCTAATGTGCCAAACAAAGTCATTCAGTGCTTTGCAGAAACTGGTCAATTCCAGAAAATAGTACTCTATGCCAAAAAG GTTGGCTATACACCAGACTGGATCTTCTTGTTGAGAAGTGTGATGAGAGTCAGCCCAGAACAAGGCTTACAGTTCTCTCAGATGCTAGTGCAGGATGAAGAGCCCCTGGCTAACATTAACCAG ATCGTAGATGTATTCATGGAAAACAGTCTCATTCAGCAGTGCACTTCCTTCTTGCTGGATGCTTTGAAGAATAATCGTCCTGCTGAAGGACACCTTCAGACACGGCTGCTGGAAATGAATCTGATTCATGCACCACAG GTTGCAGATGCCATCCTTGGAAACCAAATGTTCACACATTATGATCGTGCTCACATCGCACAGTTATGTGAAAAGGCAGGCTTGCTACAGAGAGCACTGGAGCACTACACGGATCTGTATGATATAAAGCGTGCTGTTGTTCACACTCACCTCTTGAACCCTGAG TGGCTTGTAAACTTCTTTGGCTCTCTGTCAGTTGAGGACTCTGTGGAATGTCTGCGTGCTATGCTATCGGCCAACATCCGACAAAACCTACAGCTCTGTGTACAAGTTGCTTCTAAATACCATGAACAGCTTGGAACCCAGTCTCTTGTGGAGCTCTTTGAATCCTTCAAAAGTTACGAAG GACTGTTCTATTTCTTGGGTTCTATTGTGAACTTCAGCCAGGATCCAGATGTCCATTTCAAATATATTCAGGCAGCCTGCAAAACTGGTCAAATTAAGGAGGTGGAAAGGATTTGTCGTGAAAGTAACTGCTATAACCCAGAACGAGTGAAGAATTTTCTGAAG GAGGCCAAGCTCACAGACCAGCTTCCTTTGATCATTGTTTGTGACAGGTTTGACTTTGTTCATGACCTGGTTCTCTACTTATACCGCAATAACCTGCAGAAGTACATCGAGATATATGTTCAGAAG GTGAATCCAAGCCGTATACCAGCTGTGATTGGAGGGCTTCTTGATGTGGACTGTTCTGAAGATGTTATTAAAAACTTGATCATGGTGGTGAGAGGCCAGTTCTCAACTGATGAGCTGGTAGCTGAAGTAGAAAAAAGAAATAG GCTAaagttgctgctgccatggttgGAATCTAGAATTCATGAAGGCTGTGAAGAACCtgctacccacaatgcactagCCAAAATCTACATTGACAGTAACAATAATCCTGAGCGGTTTCTTCGGGAGAACCCGTACTACGACAGCTGTGTTGTGGGCAAATACTGTGAAAAAAGGGACCCTCATTTGGCTTGTGTTGCATATGAGAGAGGGCAGTGTGATCTTGAACTCATTAAG gtTTGCAATGAGAACTCCTTGTTCAAGAGTGAAGCTCGCTATTTGGTACGCAGGAAGGATCCAGACCTTTGGGCAAATGTCCTTGAGGAAAACAGTCCATTCAGACGACAGCTCATTGATCAG GTTGTCCAGACAGCCTTATCTGAGACACAAGATCCTGAAGAAGTTTCTGTTACTGTTAAAGCTTTCATGACTGCTGATCTGCCCAATGAATTAATTGAACTTCTTGAAAAGATTGTCTTGGACAACTCTGTGTTCAGTGAACATAG AAACCTCCAGAATCTGCTCATCCTGACCGCCATTAAAGCTGATCGCACTCGTGTGATGGAGTACATCAATCGCCTTGATAATTATGATGCTCCAGATATCGCAAATATAGCCATCAGTAATGAGCTGTTTGAAGAAGCCTTTGCCATCTTCAGGAAATTTGATGTTAATACTTCTGCAATACAG GTGCTGATAGAACACATAGGTAACCTGGACCGTGCCTATGAATTTGCAGAGAGATGTAATGAACCAGCTGTATGGAGCCAACTGGCCAGAGCACAGCTCCAAAAGGACTTGGTGAAGGAAGCCATTGACTCGTATATTAAGGCAGATGATCCCTCTGCTTACATGGAAGTGGTTCAGGCAGCTAGTAGAAACA ATAACTGGGAAGACCTGGTTAAATTCTTGCAAATGGCCAGAAAAAAGGCCAGAGAGTCCTACGTAGAAACTGAACTTATATTTGCTCTGGCAAAAACCAACcgcctctcagagctggaagagtTTGTCAGTGGTCCTAACAATGCCCACATTCAGCAG GTTGGAGATCGCTGCTATGAGGAGGGAATGTATGATGCAGCAAAGCTGCTCTACAACAATGTATCTAATTTTGCCCGCCTGGCATCTACCTTGGTGCATCTTGGCGAGTACCAGGCAGCAGTAGACAGTGGCCGCAAAGCCAACAGCACCAGGACTTGGAAGGAG GTGTGTTTTGCTTGTGTGGATGGAAAGGAGTTCCGCCTGGCACAGATATGTGGTTTACACATTGTAATCCATGCAGATGAACTCGAGGAGCTGATTAGTTATTATCAG GATCGCGGCTACTTTGAAGAACTGATTGCCCTCTTGGAAGCTGCTTTGGGCTTGGAACGTGCTCACATGGGAATGTTCACTGAACTTGCCATCTTGTACTCCAAATTCAAGCCTCAGAAGATGAGGGAACatctggagctcttctggtccaGAGTCAACATTCCAAAG GTGCTcagagctgcagaacaagccCATCTCTGGGGAGAACTTGTCTTCCTTTATGACAAATATGAAGAATATGACAATGCAATAATTACGATGATGAACCATCCTACTGATGCTTGGAAAGAAGGGCAGTTCAAAGACATAATAGCTAAG GTGGCCAATGTAGAGCTGTATTATAAAGCATTGCAGTTCTACCTGGACTACAAACCTCTCCTGATAAATGATCTTCTGTTGGTATTATCTCCACGGCTTGATCATACCAGGACAGTCAGCTTTTTCTCAAAG GTTAATCAGCTGCCTCTAGTGAAGCCTTACCTGCGTTCAGTCCAGAACCACAACAACAAAGGAGTAAATGAGGCTTTAAACAATCTCCTGACAGAGGAGGAGGATTATCAG GGCTTGAGGGCATCTATTGATGCATACGATAACTTTGATAACATCACACTAGCCCAGCGCTTGGAGAAACATGAATTGATTGAATTTAGACGTATTGCAGCCTACTTGTACAAAGGTAATAATCGTTGGAAACAGAGTGTGGAGCTTTGCAAGAAGGATCGTCTCTACAAG GATGCCATGCAGTATGCAGCAGAGTCCAAAGatgcagagctggcagagaaaCTACTCCAGTGGTTTCTGGAGGAAGGAAAACAGGAGTGTTTCGCAGCATCTCTCTTTGCGTGCTATGACTTGCTGCACCCAGATGTTGTCCTTGAGCTGGCATGGAGGCATAATATTGTGGACTTTGCAATGCCCTATTTCATCCAGGTGATGAGGGAGTACCTTACCAAA GTTGATGGTCTGTTTAATAAG GTGGATAAACTTGATGCTTCTGAAAGCCTAAGGAAAGAAGAGGAACAAGTAGCTGAACCCACTCCGATAGTATTTG gCCAGCAGCTAATGTTAACAGCAGGCCCCAGTGCAGTACCACCCCAGGCCAACTTCCCGTATGGATACACGGCGCCAGGATTCACCCAGCCGCCTGTCTATGGTTTCAATATGTAA